The following are encoded in a window of Echeneis naucrates chromosome 19, fEcheNa1.1, whole genome shotgun sequence genomic DNA:
- the g6pc3 gene encoding glucose-6-phosphatase 3, translating into MEEIYTQGVWMAEALQQRTRSQEKFWLLVTHIGDPKAAFLLLFPFTYFISKRAGVAVVWVAAVSEWLNLVSKWILFGERPFWWIGESRLFVNRQPNVHQFPSTCETGPGSPSGHAMVSAAVWWVVVSSLGSFLYSRTHSVVLSAAPYLLYVLMLVAVGVSRIFILAHFPHQVVAGSITGFILGVVLSHRVPEGRPLLFFFSFSICLLLGALTLHAGLQHLGINLSWSIALAKKWCSRAEWIRLDTAPFSSLTRDCGALLGLGLAQYWKPGGWSLPWAPRALSLAISSMGLYHVNRLPLPVRPQGLFYGLFFVKFVIVPQLVMVLVPGLVYLFTHKKKKD; encoded by the exons ATGGAGGAGATTTACACCCAAGGCGTTTGGATGGCGGAAGCTCTTCAACAGAGGACGAGGAGTCAGGAAAAATTCTGGCTGCTTGTAACACACATTGGAGATCCTAAAGCAGcttttctgctcctctttccCTTCACCTACTTCATCAGCAAGCGGGCCGGAGTGGCGGTGGTTTGGGTGGCAGCTGTATCCGAGTGGCTAAACTTGGTGTCTAAATG gATACTGTTTGGGGAAAGGCCATTCTGGTGGATAGGAGAATCACGTCTATTTGTCAACAGGCAGCCCAATGTTCACCAGTTTCCCTCCACTTGTGAAACCGGCCCAG GCAGTCCATCGGGACATGCGATGGTGTCGGCAGCAGTATGGTGGGTTGTGGTGTCTTCACTGGGTTCATTTTTGTACTCTCGTACTCACAG TGTGGTGTTATCAGCGGCTCCCTACCTGCTCTATGTGTTGATGCTGGTGGCAGTCGGAGTGTCCAGGATCTTCATCCTCGCCCACTTCCCTCACCAGGTTGTTGCTGGCTCAATTACAG GTTTCATTCTAGGGGTTGTCCTGAGCCACAGAGTACCAGAAGGCCGCCCCCTGCTGTtcttcttcagcttcagcaTCTGCCTGCTGCTCGGTGCTCTGACGCTGCATGCTGGATTACAGCATTTGGGAATCAACCTCTCCTG GTCTATTGCTTTGGCCAAGAAATGGTGCAGCCGTGCTGAATGGATTCGTCTGGATACGGctcccttctcctctctgaCTCGTGATTGCGGGGCTCTTCTTGGTTTGGGGCTGGCCCAGTACTGGAAGCCAGGGGGATGGTCTCTGCCTTGGGCTCCGAGGGCTTTATCCCTGGCTATTTCATCCATGGGACTCTACCACGTGAACCGCCTGCCACTCCCAGTCCGACCACAAGGCCTCTTCTATGGGCTCTTCTTTGTCAAATTTGTCATAGTGCCTCAGCTTGTCATGGTGCTTGTACCTGGACTGGTTTAcctttttacacacaaaaagaagaaagattaG